One part of the Symphalangus syndactylus isolate Jambi chromosome 1, NHGRI_mSymSyn1-v2.1_pri, whole genome shotgun sequence genome encodes these proteins:
- the VPS37C gene encoding vacuolar protein sorting-associated protein 37C isoform X3, which yields MALATNRSLAERNLEFQGPLEISRSNLSDKYQELRKLVERCQEQKAKLEKFSSALQPGTLLDLLQVEGMKIEEESEAMAEKFLEGEVPLETFLENFSSMRMLSHLRRVRVEKLQEVLRKPRASQELAGDAPPPRPPPLVRPVPQGTPPVVEEQPQPPSAVPPYPLPYSPSPSLPVGPTAHGALPPAPFPVVSQPSFYSGPLGPTYPAAQPGPRGAAGYSWSPQRSTPPRPGYPGTPTGASGPGYPLAGGRAPSPGYPQQSPYPATGGKPPYPIQPQLPSFPGQPQPSVPLQPPYPPGPAPPYGFPPPPGPAWPGY from the exons ATGGCACTGGCCACCAACCGGAGCCTGGCGGAACGGAACTTGGAGTTCCAGGGTCCCCTGGAGATCAGCCGCTCAAACCTCTCAGATAAATACCAGGAGCTCCGGAAGCTCGTGGAGCGGTGCCAGGAGCAGAAGGCAAAGCTGG AGAAATTTTCTTCAGCACTGCAGCCAGGGACCTTGTTAGACCTTCTGCAGGTGGAAGGCATGAAGATCGAAGAAGAGTCCGAG GCCATGGCTGAGAAGTTCCTGGAGGGCGAGGTGCCCCTGGAAACATTCCTGGAGAATTTTTCCTCCATGAGGATGCTGTCTCACCTGCGCCGGGTTCGCGTGGAAAAGCTCCAGGAAGTGTTGAGGAAGCCCAGGGCTTCCCAGGAGCTGGCCGGTGATGCCCCTCCACCCCGCCCACCACCCCTGGTGCGCCCAGTCCCCCAGGGAACGCCCCCTGTGGTTGAAGAGCAGCCGCAGCCACCATCAGCCGTGCCTCCCTACCCTTTGCCCTACAGCCCGTCCCCCAGCCTGCCTGTGGGCCCCACTGCCCATGGAGCCCTGCCACCGGCCCCTTTCCCGGTGGTGTCCCAGCCCTCCTTCTATAGCGGCCCTCTGGGCCCCACTTACCCGGCAGCCCAGCCTGGACCCAGGGGTGCTGCGGGTTACTCCTGGTCCCCACAGAGGAGCACGCCACCCCGGCCGGGCTATCCTGGGACCCCAACTGGTGCCTCTGGGCCTGGGTACCCCTTGGCAGGAGGCAGGGCTCCCAGTCCTGGTTATCCTCAACAGTCCCCATACCCCGCAACAGGAGGAAAACCTCCCTACCCAATACAGCCCCAGCTCCCCAGCTTCCCAGGCCAGCCCCAGCCC